The following proteins are co-located in the Telopea speciosissima isolate NSW1024214 ecotype Mountain lineage chromosome 9, Tspe_v1, whole genome shotgun sequence genome:
- the LOC122640211 gene encoding nudix hydrolase 2-like, with amino-acid sequence MEHIVSVNEAQPVEFFHGVEDDFGGVIVEVKDPLDSEVFVATLRASISKWKQEGKKGIWMKLPIEHINLVEPTVKEGFWYHHAEPKYLMLVYWIPETPSTIPANASHRIGVGACVVNDKREILVVQEKSGKFGATGVWKFPTGAVDEGEDICKAAVREVKEETGIDAEFVEILAFRQSHQSFFGKSDLLFVCMLRPLSSDIQKQEVEIEAVQWIPIEDYAAQPFVQNHKLAKYLSDICIAKIDKGYAGFSPVLTTSAFSEKPFDLYLNSRDLNEPGGESKRAYDAGSVKVIFPVLSNFN; translated from the exons ATGGAACATATTGTCTCTGTAAATGAAGCACAACCGGTTGAGTTTTTTCATGGAGTTGAGGATGACTTTGGAGGTGTCATTGTTGAAGTGAAGGACCCCTTGGATTCCGAGGTCTTTGTTGCTACTCTCAGAGCTTCGATATCAAAATGGAAGCAAGAG GGTAAGAAAGGTATTTGGATGAAATTGCCCATTGAACATATAAATCTTGTTGAACCTACTGTTAAG GAGGGGTTCTGGTACCACCATGCTGAGCCAAAATACTTGATGCTTGTGTATTGGATTCCTGAAACTCCTAGTACTATACCTGCAAATGCTTCACACAGAATTGGTGTCGGTGCTTGTGTGGTAAATGATAAAAGAGAG ATTCTGGTGGTACAGGAGAAAAGTGGCAAGTTTGGGGCCACAGGTGTTTGGAAGTTCCCTACTGGCGCTGTTGATGAGGGAGAAGATATTTGTAAGGCAGCAGTAAGGGAAGTTAAAGAAGAGACAGGA ATTGACGCAGAATTTGTTGAAATACTGGCATTTAG GCAAAGTCACCAGTCATTTTTTGGGAAGTCAGATTTACTCTTTGTTTGCATGTTGCGGCCTCTCTCCTCAGACATCCAGAAGCAAGAAGTAGAGATCGAGGCAGTACAG TGGATACCAATTGAGGATTATGCAGCGCAACCATTTGTTCAGAATCATAAGCTAGCAAAGTACTTGAGTGACATCTGCATTGCGAAGATTGATAAAGGGTATGCTGGATTTTCTCCGGTGCTTACAACTTCAGCTTTTTCAGAAAAGCCATTTGATTTGTACTTGAACAGCCGTGATCTGAATGAGCCC GGAGGAGAGAGTAAAAGGGCATATGATGCTGGCAGTGTGAAGGTCATTTTTCCTGTTCTTTCCAATTTTAACTGA